A single Glycine soja cultivar W05 chromosome 14, ASM419377v2, whole genome shotgun sequence DNA region contains:
- the LOC114383953 gene encoding uncharacterized protein LOC114383953 yields the protein MRKRGNGLLRILLDDMVGTEVFATREDVLKWARTVAHENGFVAVIMRKKEFVRRDTGTRKCGCPFKIRGKPVHGGEGWAVKLICGIHNHELAKTLVGHPYAGRLTDDEKNIIANMTKSNVKPRNILLTLKEHNSSNSTYKTNRYRLPLLDIVGVTPTGMTFSAGFAYLEGERVNNLVWALERFRGLFLRNDRLPVVIVTDRDLALMNAVKVVFPECTNLLCKFHIDKNVKAKCKSLIGQKNAWDYVMDNWGNLVDCPSEQEFPEHLQRFQVACSP from the exons GTCTTTGCAACCCGAGAAGATGTTTTGAAGTGGGCTCGAAcggttgcccatgaaaatggttTTGTTGCAGTAATTATGAG gaagaaagaatttgttagaagagacaCAGGTACTagaaaatgtggttgtccctttaAGATTCGTGGAAAACCAGTGCATGGAGGTGAAGGTTGGGCGGTGAAGCTAATATGTGGGATTCACAACCATGAATTGGCGAagaccttagttggacatccatatgctgGGAGATTGACAGATGATGAGAAGAATATCATTGCTAATATGACAAAGTCGAAtgtgaaaccaagaaacatcctgctaacgttgaaggagcacaacaGCAGCA acagtacctacaaaacaaataggtacaggCTCCCATTGCTTGACATTGTGGGGGTGACACCAACCGGGATGACTTTCTCggctgggtttgcatatctggagggtgaGCGCGTGAACAATCTTGTATGGGCATTGGAACGGTTTCGAGgcctttttttaagaaacgacCGCCTTCCTGTTGTTATTGTCACAGACAGAGACCTAGCCCTgatgaatgctgtgaaagttgTGTTTCCGGAGTGTACGAATTTGTTGTGCAAGTTTCACATagacaagaatgtgaaggcaaagtGTAAATCGCTAATTGGTCAGAAGAATGCctgggactatgtaatggataactgGGGTAACCTGGTAGATTGTCCTTCGGAACAGGAGTTCCCTGAGCACCTTCAAAGGTTTCAAGTAGCGTGTTCCCCGTGA